From a region of the Candidatus Micropelagos thuwalensis genome:
- a CDS encoding TIGR03643 family protein: MEKEIVSEIIEMAWDDQTSFNQIEKLHGISEKNVIKLMRRELKPSSFKIWRKRVSGRVSKHENLKNDNG, translated from the coding sequence ATGGAAAAAGAAATCGTGTCAGAAATCATTGAAATGGCTTGGGATGATCAAACATCTTTTAACCAGATTGAGAAATTACACGGAATATCTGAAAAAAATGTGATAAAATTGATGCGTCGTGAGCTTAAGCCCTCAAGCTTTAAGATCTGGCGAAAACGGGTGAGTGGGCGTGTTTCGAAGCACGAAAATTTAAAAAATGATAATGGTTAG